One genomic region from Bufo bufo chromosome 3, aBufBuf1.1, whole genome shotgun sequence encodes:
- the LOC120996157 gene encoding fidgetin-like produces the protein MALLKMHWTPEHAQPLNQWPEQHLDVSSTTSSPAHKSDVYQNSRQRLNYAWANDDISALTASNLLKRYAEKYSGVLDSYERAPLSSYTDGAFGPVNGQKGDLEPWQMSHGSESSYTVNSIHDSLAGSKSGNGHIGLGSPTIASGNLPEPLYPGSTCGAPNPASGLVAPQDYTSTYSGTYLPSGYCSQPTAALPASHPSSLHSSGLQPTHASPALVHGYSSSGTIYNYSSSSYPTQPGYGGMHPAHPSGYLPSGIAAPTPLPPHTASSRPTVVPGYSYQSSNLASISVTPLSTESSSSLKRKAFDMATEESEGKYRKYSYEQPKTTSDTSFQMSDNVPNECRGNGFSRNGETPQMPFKPGKHPAEEEQIGKYSSQSMKAMISPTYNEEVPLRPGETFGKFTPPIINERRGNEQGHVFTQRMQISGIKPPGFCNPSEDKLKNVDPLILELVNDEIVDCGPPVQWTDIAGHVSVKAAIEEELVWPILRPGAYTGANRPPKSILLFGPSGSGKTLLSRCIATQLGSTFLKLNSALLVSKWKNKSEKVLQTVFYMASCHQPTVVFISEIDLLLSAHISEENAHLSNLKSQLLSFLDSIATSTDDSIIFIGTSQRPDDIDEAAHRRFAKRFYIAPPDTLARRQILHHTLAQQNYCLSEREMALLVQHTEGYSGNELIQLCQHAGANHLHGISGQHQPTSYKDFEGAFCKLRAGTSQKQLDLYAEWNKMYGSRH, from the exons atgG ctcTCTTGAAGATGCACTGGACACCAGAGCATGCCCAGCCCCTCAACCAGTGGCCAGAGCAGCACCTTGATGTCTCCTCAACTACTTCATCTCCAGCACACAAATCTGATGTGTATCAAAATAGTCGACAAAGGCTTAATTACGCATGGGCAAATGATGACATATCTGCACTGACCGCTTCTAACCTCCTGAAGAGATATGCAGAAAAGTACTCTGGGGTCTTAGATTCATATGAGAGAGCACCACTAAGTAGCTATACAGATGGGGCATTTGGACCTGTTAATGGGCAGAAAGGTGATCTTGAACCTTGGCAAATGTCACATGGGTCTGAGAGTTCCTATACTGTAAACTCTATACATGACAGTTTGGCTGGCTCCAAATCAGGCAATGGACATATTGGGTTGGGCAGCCCAACAATTGCATCGGGCAACTTGCCTGAACCACTTTATCCTGGTAGCACATGCGGAGCACCTAATCCTGCAAGTGGTCTTGTTGCACCTCAGGATTATACCTCAACCTATAGTGGCACATATCTCCCATCTGGATATTGTAGTCAGCCCACTGCAGCACTTCCAGCAAGCCACCCGTCATCTCTCCATAGCTCAGGACTTCAACCAACACATGCTTCACCAGCTTTAGTTCATGGATATAGTTCTTCTGGCACAATATATAATTATAGTTCAAGCAGCTACCCGACTCAACCTGGATATGGAGGGATGCATCCAGCACATCCTTCTGGTTATCTGCCTTCAGGTATTGCTGCTCCGACACCACTTCCACCTCATACAGCATCATCAAGACCTACTGTGGTCCCTGGATACAGTTACCAAAGTTCCAATTTAGCATCAATCTCAGTCACTCCTCTGAGCACAGAGTCAAGCAGTTCCTTAAAGCGGAAAGCTTTTGATATGGCCACAGAGGAAAGTGAGGGTAAATACAGAAAATACAGCTATGAGCAACCAAAGACTACATCAGATACATCATTTCAGATGTCTGACAATGTACCAAATGAATGCAGAGGCAATGGCTTCAGTCGCAATGGTGAGACCcctcagatgccctttaaacctgGAAAGCACCCAGCAGAAGAAGAACAAATAGGAAAGTACAGCAGTCAGTCGATGAAGGCAATGATTTCACCTACATATAATGAAGAGGTCCCTTTAAGACCTGGTGAGACATTTGGTAAGTTTACACCACCAATAATTAATGAACGGAGGGGGAATGAACAAGGACATGTCTTTACACAGAGAATGCAGATTTCAGGGATTAAGCCACCAGGATTTTGTAACCCATCAGAGGATAAGTTAAAAAATGTGGATCCTCTTATTTTAGAACTTGTCAATGATGAAATTGTGGACTGTGGGCCCCCAGTTCAGTGGACTGATATAGCTGGCCATGTATCTGTAAAGGCTGCAATTGAAGAAGAATTAGTGTGGCCTATTTTAAGACCTGGTGCATACACTGGAGCCAACAGACCTCCAAAAAGTATTTTACTGTTTGGCCCTTCAGGTTCAGGCAAAACCCTTTTGAGCAGGTGCATTGCAACCCAGCTGGGGTCTACATTTCTGAAACTCAACAGCGCTCTACTTGTCTCTAAATGGAAGAACAAGAGTGAAAAGGTTTTGCAGACTGTGTTTTACATGGCAAGCTGTCATCAGCCTACTGTGGTTTTTATTAGCGAAATTGATCTGCTACTTTCTGCCCATATCAGTGAGGAAAATGCTCACCTCAGTAATCTGAAGTCCCAATTACTTTCCTTCTTGGATAGCATAGCTACCTCAACTGATGATAGCATTATCTTTATTGGAACTTCTCAGAGACCGGATGATATTGATGAAGCTGCTCACCGTAGGTTTGCCAAGCGGTTTTACATAGCTCCCCCTGATACTCTAGCAAGGAGGCAAATCCTCCACCACACTTTGGCTCAACAAAACTACTGCCTTAGTGAAAGGGAAATGGCCCTTCTTGTTCAGCACACAGAAGGCTACTCTGGCAATGAGCTCATTCAACTCTGCCAGCACGCTGGAGCCAATCACCTCCATGGTATTTCTGGTCAACATCAACCCACATCCTACAAAGACTTTGAGGGGGCGTTCTGTAAACTGCGAGCTGGTACTTCCCAAAAGCAATTAGACTTATATGCGGAATGGAATAAAATGTACGGCTCAAGACATTAA